CGGTCGGCACGCACGCCGTGCAGCAGTCGGCCGGCCCGCATGGCGGCGCGCGCTGCGTGTTGTCGGCCACCGGCAGTGCGGATCAGCGACCGGACCAGCCGCAGCGCCCAGTGTTTGTCCCGTAATTCGGCTTGCACGGACGACAACCGGTCGGAATCGGCGTCGAGTCGGTCCATCAACACGTCGAAGCGCGCGCTCGCCGCGGGTATGCGTTGCCACGATTCGAGGGTCCGGTCGCTGTCGTGGAAGACGACGGCCTGCGCGTCGAAGACGAACCGGCAGCCGGCCCGACCGAGCCGGTAGCCGAGTTCCATGTCCTCCTGGCGGCGGAACCGCGCGTCGAAGCCGCCGACCGCGACGAAGTCCGCGCGGCGCAGCCCGACGTTGCCGGTGTAGAGGTGGTGCCAGGCAGCCGCGAGCGAGCCATCCGCCAGTCGCGCGTACTCGCGGGCCAGCCGGTCGGCGTCCCACTGGTTCCAGACCGCGAGCCGCTGACCCGGCGGCGACAGGATCGGGCCGAGGGACACCGACGACGAATGGCGTTGCAACGCAGCGCGATGTCGCTCGATGAGCTGCGGAACGGCCAGACAATCGTCGTCGATCAACACGATGTCGCATGCGCTGGACGCTTCGATCCCGCGGTTGCGGCTCGGTCCGGGACCGCGTGCAGTGTCGTTGCGCAGGAATCGGATGTCCAGGTTTGCAGAGATGTTCGGCGGTACGGCGCTCTCCGCGGGTGTCGATCCGCCGTCGTCGACGACGACGACGCCGAAATCCGTTGCGGTCTGGCGGGTCAGCGCCGTGAGCGTGGCGGCCAGCTGAGTGGGCCGGTCGCGAGTCGGGATGATCACGTCGAGCGTCATCGCGGCTCCCGCGAACAGCACACCGCAGCCAGGAAGCCCATCGCCGCGGTGATGCCGAGGACGTTGAACACCGGGAAGACGATGCAGATCACGAGCATCGCAACGAGCGACGCCTGGCTGCCGCGGCGCAGCGCGGCCCAGTCGGAGTCGTCGCGCACCCGGCGGCAGATCGCCGCCGCGATCAGCG
The window above is part of the Mycolicibacterium rutilum genome. Proteins encoded here:
- a CDS encoding glycosyltransferase family 2 protein, which translates into the protein MTLDVIIPTRDRPTQLAATLTALTRQTATDFGVVVVDDGGSTPAESAVPPNISANLDIRFLRNDTARGPGPSRNRGIEASSACDIVLIDDDCLAVPQLIERHRAALQRHSSSVSLGPILSPPGQRLAVWNQWDADRLAREYARLADGSLAAAWHHLYTGNVGLRRADFVAVGGFDARFRRQEDMELGYRLGRAGCRFVFDAQAVVFHDSDRTLESWQRIPAASARFDVLMDRLDADSDRLSSVQAELRDKHWALRLVRSLIRTAGGRQHAARAAMRAGRLLHGVRADRAGMAAMSVVWDLTYCEALREAMLDPEWSSR